One Oryza sativa Japonica Group chromosome 8, ASM3414082v1 DNA window includes the following coding sequences:
- the LOC4345500 gene encoding protein PXR1 → MEAADVAKEHHKEEKKDKEHAKEAKPEKEKKEKKEKNGEEAAKPAKEKKEKKEKKEKGKEKKEKVEETTDVAKLRAKLEKLDAKIDDLKAKKQEIVARLVQLEEGATANAAAADAAPPASG, encoded by the exons ATGGAAGCTGCAGATGTAGCCAAGGAACATCACAAGGAGGAGAAAAAGGACAAG gaACACGCCAAAGAGGCGAAaccggagaaggagaagaaggagaagaaagagaagaacgGCGAAGAGGCGGCGAAACCGGccaaggagaagaaggagaagaaagagaagaaggagaagggcaaggagaagaaggagaaggtggAGGAGACGACGGACGTGGCCAAGCTGCGAGccaagctggagaagctggacGCCAAGATCGACGACCTCAAGGCCAAGAAGCAGGAGATCGTGGCCCGACTCGTCCAGCTCGAGGAGGGTGCGACGGcaaatgctgctgctgcagatGCGGCACCACCTGCCAGCGGCTGA
- the LOC4345499 gene encoding hypersensitive-induced response protein 1 — translation MGQALGLVQVDQSTVAIKESFGKFDEVLEPGCHFLPWCIGKQIAGYLSLRVQQLDVRCETKTKDNVFVNVVASVQYRALAEKASDAFYRLSNTREQIQSYVFDVIRASVPKMNLDDAFEQKNEIAKAVEDELEKAMSMYGYEIVQTLIVDIEPDEHVKRAMNEINAAARLRVAANEKAEAEKILQIKRAEGDAESKYLAGLGIARQRQAIVDGLRDSVLAFSENVPGTSAKDVMDMVLVTQYFDTMKEIGASSKSSSVFIPHGPGAVKDIAAQIRDGQLQAKLI, via the exons ATGGGTCAAGCACTCGGTTTGGTACAAGTAGATCAATCGACAGTAGCCATCAAGGAGTCCTTTGGGAAGTTTGATGAGGTTCTTGAGCCTGGATGCCACTTTTTACCCTGGTGCATAGGGAAGCAGATCGCTGGATATCTTTCCTTGCGTGTGCAGCAGCTGGATGTCCGTTGTGAAACAAAGACTAAG GACAATGTTTTTGTCAATGTTGTGGCATCTGTGCAATACCGTGCTCTTGCTGAGAAGGCATCAGACGCCTTTTACAGGCTTAGCAACACCAGGGAGCAAATCCAGTCGTATGTTTTTGATG TGATCAGGGCTAGTGTTCCAAAGATGAACTTGGATGATGCATTTGAGCAGAAGAATGAGATCGCAAAAGCTGTGGAAGATGAGCTTGAAAAG GCAATGTCAATGTATGGTTATGAGATTGTGCAAACTCTTATTGTTGATATTGAACCAGATGAGCATGTTAAGAGAGCAATGAATGAAATCAACGCAG CTGCTAGGCTGAGGGTGGCAGCCAATGAGAAAGCTGAAGCAGAGAAGATTCTTCAGATCAAGAGAGCTGAAGGAGATGCAGAATCCAAGTACTTGGCTGGTCTGGGTATCGCAAGGCAGCGTCAGGCTATAGTGGATGGGCTGAGAGACAGTGTTCTTGCCTTCTCCGAGAACGTGCCTGGGACCTCTGCCAAGGATGTCATGGATATGGTTCTGGTTACGCAATACTTCGACACCATGAAGGAGATAGGAGCCTCATCCAAGTCCTCTTCAGTGTTCATCCCTCACGGGCCAGGTGCCGTCAAAGATATCGCTGCGCAGATAAGAGATGGTCAGCTCCAGGCCAAATTGATCTAA